Genomic DNA from Lepus europaeus isolate LE1 chromosome 15, mLepTim1.pri, whole genome shotgun sequence:
GCTTTCTGATAATGACGCACCCCACTGCAAATGCCTGTCCCACAAGTGCGGGGCTCCCCCGACGGGGCGCTCCCCCGCGCCGGGCCTGCTTTCTAGGAGGGAGAACACCATGCGTCTTACCTCCTTGAGCCCACGACAGAAGCGCTCAAACACCCGCTTCATGTTGCCTCCCTTCTCCATGGAGATGACCCGGGTGTGGTCCTCCTCGTTGATCCAGATGAGGAACGTCTTGTCATAGTTGTGCCTGGGGAGGAGCGAAACAGGGCGAGGCACATCAGCACTCAGACATCCCCGCGGCCTCCAGCTTCACCGCACCTCCGCTGTGCCTGAACGAAGAGCACAAAACGGTGGGGCCTCCGCAGAAGGAAGAGGACCCCGCCCTAGCGGTGGCACGTCTCACCCGACAAGGACAAGGACGGCAGGTCGGGTGGCGGGCATCGGCCTTGGTGAGGGGGCTTGGCACGCTCCCACCACCACTTTGTCCACAGATTCGACATCGCACGGCACTTCCAGAAAGACTTCCCACAAGGCTTGATGTGCCTGCTGTGCAGACCCTGCCCGTCCGTCCCCTCCGCTCCTGCCGGCGCAGTCGTGACCTAGCACGGCACCCAGGCAGGGTGCACCAGGACGGCACATGCGTGCCACACACGCCTGCCTGTTTTCCTTAAATCCTCAGCATTCAGGCTTACCGTCACGAGAAACAAAACAGCTGCTCTGGGAGCCGAGTGTTGCTTTTTTCTCACGGAACTCGTGCAGACAAGCTCACCCTGCGCACGCCTTGCAAACATCGCAATGCTTAGGTGCACACCCCCAAGTCGCCTGTCCCCTCCAGGAAGCAGAAGCCAGGCACGCTGTCAGCTGCAGCTCACGGCACCCCGAGGTTAGGGCAAGGCGCTGCTCTGCACCAGCGTGGCACACAGGGAAACGCATCCGTACCAGATTCCCCGGGCATCGGGCCAGTCGCGGGCCATCCCGGCGCACGTGAGCAAAGGGGACACTGGCTTGTCAAACAGAAAGTGGTCCTGCAGGCCAGAGGGGGCGCCAAGGAGGTCAGACGTGTCAGCCAGGGCCAATGCTCCCTCATCTCAGCAGTAACGGCTGAGCCCTCGTGGGCAGGGGTCTCAGCACGGCTGCCCCGGGAACAGGTGAGAGAAACGGGAATGCCTGCTTCCCATCGTCCAGATTCCGACCTCCCTCGGTGCCAGTCCTGGGCGAGGGCAGTCAGGCGTAGCCAAGGCTGCAAGACCACTCGCTCGGCCCAGGCACAGATCTCTAATGACCACTGCGGAGTGTGCCCGGCCACTGCCCAGCTGGTGAGAGGGCGGCGTGGACTAGGAGGAGCCGAGGGGCctggacctggagggagctcttgCACTGCGGGCTCCCTGCTTTCCTAACGAGCGCTGGGCACAGCAGCGATCCATCCATCACAGTAGCCACCCTTACTGCTCACCACGCGACACGCTCTACACTCACGGCTCTGTCCCCTGGCATGACAGAGCTGTGACACAGGTGCAGGTATCCTACTCTGGAGGTCAAGGGAGGAGATGCGGAGGGACCCAACCACCACGCAGCGTCACCGAGGGAGGAGCAGGCTCCTGGGACGCCCAGCCTCCGGCCTTTAGCCACCGGCACCCTGCACCCCACAGTTGAAGCCGGTGTCCCTGCTGTGGGTCAGCGACTCCCCGCGGCGGTCAGATGGCGCTTACTCAAGTGCGGTTAACTGTCGTCTGCTGAAGACGAGCTGGGCAGTGACCATCACTCGGCCCTCGGGCCAGGGCAGCCCTCCGAGCTGAGTGGGCCTGTTCTGTCTCGGCGCACAGCGTGGTGGCCGGGCAGAGCCAGAACCGGCCGGCAGAAGGCCTCACTGGCCGCCAGGTGTGGAGCTGGGTGTCCGTGACATTTAGGATGTCAGGGTTCTAGCTCAGCTCTTGTTTAGAACCTAAGTTACTTTTCAAAACGCCGTCTGGTTTCACCTTCACTAAGGGGTCCTGGGTGTTTGGGGGCAGCGGGAGACTGCGTTTCTGGGGGTCCTGGAGAGTaccctgggggcggggcacaggCAAGGCGTCCAGGCTCCCAGCTCGCCAGCCCTATCTGGGTTTCCTCCACCAACCTCAGCCGCAGAGGATCCCTGGGCTCAACCAGGAGGGGTTCAGGCTCCTCCTCCCTGGAAATACCCCATCTGCCCGCGCGCAGCCACTCACGTCGATGAGCCGCTGCTGGTCCTGCTCCGTCATCTCGGACAGCCTGTAGTAGCGGCCGGCCAGGTCCCCCTTGAGGCCCTCCAGGGCGGTGATGGCCACGTTCTCCACCTCCCTGCGCTCGGCGCGGCTGCAGGCGGGCGGCAGGCTGAGGCCGCgaatgctgcggccagtgcgcacCCGCGACGACAACACGTAGCGCTCATCGAACTGCCCCTGGGTGATCTGCGGGCAGCGCACGGCTCAGGTGGGCGTCCCAGGGACCCTCCGGTGCCACGCAGCCCCGTGCCCTCGGTGTGCACGGGGGACAGACGCTCCCGCACCCATGCAagatctcccccaccccagcccacctccaCCTGAGACATTCCCTGCCGCCCTCCCCGGAGGACCCGCGCTGGTGCGCTGGACTGGGCgagcagccctcccctctcccaccttgGATGCATCCAGGTCCGTGGGGTGCTTCATCACCCGGGGGTCGTAGCCGTTGTGCCTCAGTTTgatgactggatcaaacaggtCAGCAAACACCTGTGGGGCAGAAGGCGCTCCAGTTCCCCCGAGGTCCCCACCAGCCATCCACAGGCCATGCTCAGGGGGTATCAGAGGGGGACCAGGGGGGATGAGGACCACAGTGGGCTGGGACCCAAGGGCACCTGCCAAGGCCATCCTGCCCAGCGCTGGGCAAGAAACCCCTGGGGCTAACAACTGGAAGGGGTGGCCAGAGGACCCGGTAGCCCTGGGCAAAGCAGTTTTGCGCTCCCAAGTCAGGCTGTGCAGGGTAGAACCGGGCTGCCCCTCAGCCCGAGAGGACCGCTGGGTTTTGTGCAGACTCCACTCTAAAAATACCCGCTTCCAGCAGGGCCCTTGGTGCCATCACAGGAGGAGCACCCGCACCCCTGGGCCCTGTGGGGTTTGGGTCCAGGGGGCCAGCTGGTTCAGGCTGCGGAAGCCCCGAGTAGGCACTGCTGTGTCAGGATGGCCGCCGTGCCCTGGCTGCCCGCCTGGGAGATGCCTTCAGCCCCCAGCAGCGCAGGGGGGCAGAGGAGCCATGTGGGGGGTGGGCTGTGGGCCTTTAGCAAGAGGCTGCTAGGGTCGGGGAGCTGCACACTGCTGGCTTCTGTGCTGCCCTGACGAGGCGACACTGTAGGGTTTGGCCAAGCAGCGTGGTCAACTCAGGAGTCTGGGCCCTGCGGGCTAACTGGTCATAGCTGGAAGTTCTCAAGCTAAGCCACAGGCTTGCAGCCCCATCAGCTCCCAGGACCTGCACACACTGCTGTGccagttcagccctggccatacaTCTCACTCCCCCATGGGGACAGATAGGAGGGCAGCAGCAAAGGCAGCTCGTGGCCGAGAAGTCACAGGCTGCGTGGCGCCAGAAAGCATTCCAGATGGTTCTGTGGGAACCGATTTCCCTTCATGGGCACGCTTCCCAAGAGGCGCAAAGCTGGCCCCACAGGGACAAGGACTGGGGGACTGAGCTCCCCAAAACACAGAGCGCCCTCCCGGGGAGAAAGCCACCCCCACTACCTCGTAGGACTCTTCGTCGCCTGCCACCATGCCCACAGTCTTGATGAAGGGGTGGCCGGGGTTGTCCACTCCAGTCTGGATGCACTGGTCCAGGGTGTAGCCATTGGGCGTCACCTTGTTACGGAGCTTGGCGTAGATGGAGGGGGTGAGGCACTCGGCCATGCAATTGTTGTGCTTGCGCAGGTCCGGGTAGTCCGCACTGCGAAGGGACAGCTGGTCAGCCAGCAGCCCAGCACGGGAGGATCCTgcaaggacctggctcctgctcctaccccaccccaccccaccccgggctcGCATCAGCCACTGGGCATGGGATATGTGGCTGTAGCCGCCCGGGAACCACGGCTTCAGGAAGCGGCTCTACACGCAGCGTTTCCAGAGGGGTGCAGCCGTTCAGACACCTCTCGGGACAGCCACGTTCCAAACCCGAGTGGTTGCTTCCTCCTCACGTGGACCCTGGGAGACGCCAGTGTGGCTCAAGTCGTCCCACCCACAcagggacctgggttgagttcgtGGCTTCTcgctccacctggcccagcccaggctgtgggggcatttg
This window encodes:
- the CKMT2 gene encoding creatine kinase S-type, mitochondrial — encoded protein: MASTFSKLLTGRNASLLFATLGTSALTTGYLANRQKVCAEARDQHKLFPPSADYPDLRKHNNCMAECLTPSIYAKLRNKVTPNGYTLDQCIQTGVDNPGHPFIKTVGMVAGDEESYEVFADLFDPVIKLRHNGYDPRVMKHPTDLDASKITQGQFDERYVLSSRVRTGRSIRGLSLPPACSRAERREVENVAITALEGLKGDLAGRYYRLSEMTEQDQQRLIDDHFLFDKPVSPLLTCAGMARDWPDARGIWHNYDKTFLIWINEEDHTRVISMEKGGNMKRVFERFCRGLKEVERLIQERGWEFMWNERLGYILTCPSNLGTGLRAGVHVRIPKLSKDPRFSKILENLRLQKRGTGGVDTAAVADVYDISNIDRIGRSEVELVQIVIDGVNYLVDCEKKLERGQDIKVPPPLPQFGKK